In Isoptericola jiangsuensis, the following proteins share a genomic window:
- a CDS encoding MFS transporter: MLRALGHPVYRRLLAAQVVALLGTGLGTVALGLLAHDLAGPRAGAVLGTAFAVKMLAYVLVAPLASALLARRSRRAVLVGADVVRVAVAAALPFVGEVWQVYLLVFVLQAASATFTPTFQSVVPDVLVEEDDYTAGLSLSRLAYDLEAVVSPLLAAALLLVVPASTLFAGTALGCAASALLVAATVLPRRTGADEPDRDAGSFGRRARRGVVLFVRTPGLRPVLALNLAVASAGAFVLVQAVVTARDVLGRGDGAVALLLAATGAGSMVGAFVLPALLRRVPERPVMLVGGAVAAAATLLVPVALALPSEGAVGAPAALWAAVGLGWSAAETPVGRLLRRHVPAPDLPDAFAAQFSLSHACWLVTYPLAGWLGLAVGTGATALWLGGLAVAATVVAARSWPTRVVVSSAPEVHDVGA; encoded by the coding sequence ATGCTCCGCGCCCTGGGTCACCCGGTCTACCGTCGGCTCCTGGCCGCGCAGGTCGTCGCGCTGCTCGGGACAGGTCTCGGCACGGTCGCGCTCGGCCTGCTCGCCCACGACCTCGCCGGGCCGCGCGCCGGGGCCGTCCTCGGCACGGCCTTCGCCGTGAAGATGCTCGCGTACGTGCTCGTCGCGCCGCTGGCCTCCGCGCTCCTCGCGCGCCGGTCCCGGCGGGCGGTGCTCGTCGGTGCCGACGTGGTGCGCGTGGCGGTCGCCGCCGCGCTGCCGTTCGTCGGCGAGGTCTGGCAGGTCTACCTGCTGGTCTTCGTCCTGCAGGCCGCGTCGGCGACCTTCACCCCGACGTTCCAGTCCGTGGTGCCCGACGTCCTCGTCGAGGAGGACGACTACACCGCCGGGCTGTCCCTGTCCCGGCTCGCGTACGACCTCGAGGCCGTCGTGTCGCCGCTGCTCGCCGCCGCGCTGCTGCTCGTCGTGCCGGCCTCGACCCTGTTCGCCGGGACGGCGCTCGGGTGCGCGGCGTCGGCCCTGCTCGTCGCGGCCACCGTGCTGCCGCGCCGCACCGGCGCGGACGAGCCCGACCGCGACGCCGGGTCGTTCGGCCGGCGGGCCCGGCGCGGCGTCGTGCTGTTCGTCAGGACGCCGGGGCTGCGTCCGGTGCTGGCGCTCAACCTGGCGGTCGCGTCCGCCGGCGCCTTCGTCCTGGTGCAGGCGGTGGTGACGGCGCGCGACGTGCTCGGCCGGGGCGACGGGGCGGTCGCGCTGCTCCTCGCCGCCACGGGCGCGGGGTCGATGGTCGGGGCGTTCGTGCTGCCCGCGCTGCTGCGCCGGGTGCCCGAACGTCCCGTGATGCTCGTCGGCGGGGCGGTCGCCGCGGCCGCGACGCTGCTCGTGCCGGTCGCGCTCGCCCTGCCGTCCGAGGGTGCCGTCGGTGCGCCCGCGGCGCTCTGGGCGGCCGTCGGCCTCGGCTGGTCGGCCGCGGAGACGCCGGTCGGCCGGCTGCTGCGCCGGCACGTGCCTGCCCCGGACCTCCCGGACGCGTTCGCGGCGCAGTTCTCCCTGTCCCACGCGTGCTGGCTCGTGACCTACCCGCTGGCGGGCTGGCTGGGGCTCGCCGTCGGGACCGGGGCCACGGCCCTGTGGCTCGGCGGTCTGGCGGTCGCCGCCACCGTGGTCGCGGCCCGGTCCTGGCCGACCCGCGTCGTCGTCTCCTCCGCCCCGGAGGTGCACGACGTGGGAGCATGA
- a CDS encoding ArsR/SmtB family transcription factor: MRPVETRPGLPPDVDLDHAVEVLRLLADRTRLAILVMLDGTEMSVSAIADTLGRPTPAVSQHLARLRAGHLVTSRREGTTIFYAQQDEHVAALVTNVLQHGEHVLYPSPPHHR, from the coding sequence ATGAGGCCCGTGGAGACGCGGCCCGGACTGCCCCCAGACGTCGACCTCGACCATGCCGTCGAGGTGCTGCGGCTGCTCGCCGACCGGACGCGGCTGGCGATCCTCGTCATGCTGGACGGCACCGAGATGTCCGTGAGCGCCATCGCGGACACCCTCGGTCGGCCGACGCCCGCCGTCTCCCAGCACCTGGCCCGGCTGCGGGCGGGGCACCTGGTGACGTCGCGCCGCGAGGGCACGACGATCTTCTACGCGCAGCAGGACGAGCACGTCGCGGCGCTCGTGACCAACGTCCTGCAGCACGGCGAGCACGTGCTCTACCCGTCGCCGCCGCACCACCGCTGA
- a CDS encoding helix-turn-helix domain-containing protein, whose amino-acid sequence MDTTPLPARIGTRLRGLRTASGRSLASVAQELGISSSALSQIETGVMKPSVQRLVELVGVLGAPVSAIFDDVGVATPRADPPGDDVEEPLPGVLVAHGDRSEPAHLGEGVTYRRLSPAPLRGVTLFESTYPPGSASSPAGEMLVHAGYDCGHVVSGELTFEFADGPVRLGPGGSLSFAASRPHRVVNASDAVAVAVWLTVEPGAADDGGGEAVPGVIGALPG is encoded by the coding sequence GTGGACACCACCCCCCTGCCCGCACGGATCGGGACCCGCCTGCGCGGCCTGCGCACCGCCTCGGGGCGGTCGCTGGCGTCGGTCGCCCAGGAGCTCGGCATCTCGTCGAGCGCGCTGTCGCAGATCGAGACCGGCGTGATGAAGCCGTCGGTGCAGCGGCTGGTCGAGCTGGTGGGGGTCCTGGGCGCGCCGGTGTCGGCGATCTTCGACGACGTGGGCGTCGCGACGCCGCGCGCGGACCCGCCGGGCGACGACGTGGAGGAGCCGCTGCCCGGGGTCCTCGTGGCGCACGGGGACCGGTCGGAGCCCGCCCACCTGGGGGAGGGCGTCACGTACCGGCGGTTGTCGCCCGCGCCGCTGCGCGGCGTGACGCTGTTCGAGTCGACGTACCCGCCCGGGTCGGCGTCCAGCCCCGCCGGGGAGATGCTGGTGCACGCCGGCTACGACTGCGGGCACGTCGTGTCCGGCGAGCTGACGTTCGAGTTCGCGGACGGGCCGGTGCGGCTGGGTCCGGGCGGCTCCCTGTCGTTCGCGGCGTCGCGTCCGCACCGGGTGGTGAACGCCTCGGACGCCGTGGCGGTGGCGGTCTGGCTCACGGTCGAGCCGGGCGCCGCGGACGACGGCGGCGGCGAGGCGGTGCCGGGCGTCATCGGGGCGTTACCCGGGTGA
- the allB gene encoding allantoinase AllB, protein MTRRVLRAGRAWVDGSLRPAAVLVEDGRVAAVLDRDAPVADADDLALPDDTVLLPGLVDSHVHVNEPGRTEWEGFASATAAAAAGGVTTLVDMPLNSLPPTTTADALAVKRAAARAKVRVDVGFWGGAVPENLGSLGPLHDAGVHGFKCFLAPSGVPEFGHLDAAGLDAAAAEVAALGSRLIVHAEDPDLLAPAGALGRGYAAFLASRPPASEASAIDAVIAAARRTGARVHVLHLSDATSLPLIRAARADGVDLTVETCPHYLTLTAEEVPDGAAEFKCCPPIRGTANQDLLWGGLLDGTIDAVVSDHSPSTVELKRSGDGDFGLAWGGVSGLQVGLSAVWTEARRRDVPLERLLPLFTTGPAAVAGLTGVGTITPGAPAHLTAFAPDEEHVVDAAALLHRNPVSAYDHRTLHGRVRRTWLRGETVFDLDRGGVVGAPAGRLLAAATARTAAPVPAAGADR, encoded by the coding sequence GTGACCCGCCGGGTCCTGCGCGCCGGGCGCGCCTGGGTCGACGGGTCCCTGCGTCCGGCCGCCGTGCTCGTCGAGGACGGCCGCGTCGCCGCCGTGCTCGACCGGGACGCCCCGGTCGCGGACGCCGACGACCTCGCCCTTCCCGACGACACCGTGCTCCTGCCCGGCCTGGTCGACTCCCACGTGCACGTCAACGAGCCCGGCCGCACCGAGTGGGAGGGCTTCGCGTCCGCCACCGCGGCGGCGGCCGCCGGCGGCGTCACCACGCTCGTCGACATGCCGCTCAACTCCCTGCCGCCCACCACCACCGCCGACGCGCTCGCGGTCAAGCGGGCCGCCGCCCGGGCGAAGGTCCGCGTGGACGTCGGGTTCTGGGGCGGCGCCGTCCCGGAGAACCTGGGCTCGTTGGGCCCGCTCCACGACGCCGGGGTGCACGGCTTCAAGTGCTTCCTCGCGCCGTCGGGCGTGCCGGAGTTCGGCCACCTCGACGCCGCGGGCCTGGACGCCGCCGCCGCGGAGGTCGCCGCGCTCGGCTCCCGGCTGATCGTGCACGCCGAGGACCCGGACCTGCTCGCGCCCGCCGGCGCGCTGGGCCGCGGCTACGCCGCGTTCCTGGCGTCGCGACCCCCCGCGAGCGAGGCGTCGGCGATCGACGCCGTCATCGCGGCCGCGCGCCGCACGGGTGCCCGGGTGCACGTGCTGCACCTCAGCGACGCCACCTCGCTGCCCCTGATCCGGGCCGCGCGCGCCGACGGCGTCGACCTCACCGTGGAGACCTGCCCCCACTACCTCACGCTCACCGCCGAGGAGGTCCCCGACGGCGCCGCCGAGTTCAAGTGCTGCCCACCCATCCGCGGCACCGCCAACCAGGACCTGCTGTGGGGGGGCCTGCTCGACGGCACGATCGACGCCGTCGTCAGCGACCACTCGCCGTCCACGGTCGAGCTCAAGCGGTCCGGCGACGGCGACTTCGGGCTCGCGTGGGGCGGCGTCTCGGGGCTGCAGGTGGGGCTGTCGGCCGTGTGGACCGAGGCCCGCCGTCGTGACGTCCCGCTGGAACGGCTCCTGCCGCTCTTCACCACCGGGCCGGCCGCCGTCGCCGGGCTGACCGGCGTCGGGACGATCACCCCCGGGGCGCCGGCGCACCTGACGGCGTTCGCCCCCGACGAGGAGCACGTCGTCGACGCCGCCGCGCTCCTGCACCGCAACCCCGTGTCCGCCTACGACCACCGCACCCTGCACGGTCGGGTGCGACGCACCTGGCTGCGCGGCGAGACCGTGTTCGACCTCGACCGCGGTGGCGTCGTCGGGGCGCCCGCGGGCCGCCTGCTCGCCGCGGCCACCGCCCGCACCGCCGCGCCCGTCCCGGCCGCCGGGGCCGACCGATGA
- a CDS encoding acetamidase/formamidase family protein: protein MPTPILQPHPDAVPGDHYLPATPGTVLWGRLPCATDAPVLTVSPGETVTIDTISHEGILEDQGKDPVAWFARHGVPREQVLDDAVEVAAALSRDPGVDGPHVVTGPVHVVGARPGDLLRVTVEALDLRVPYGVISNRHGKGALPGELPRTPGTVSVFCPVEERAGRLVGTLPVIEGGPRVVEVPLAPFLGTMGVAVEGAERPHSVPPGPHGGNIDIRLLTQGSVLYLPVQVDGALAYVGDPHFAQGDGEVALTALEGSLRATLRFDVVPRAEALAEFGDVLGPLVRADGYLVPTGLDPDLGEAMRRAVRAALALLQARWGMDEHLAYAYLSAATDFDVSQVVDVVCGVHARIREADFAEVER, encoded by the coding sequence GTGCCGACGCCGATCCTCCAGCCCCACCCGGACGCCGTGCCCGGCGACCACTACCTGCCCGCGACCCCGGGCACGGTGCTGTGGGGCCGCCTGCCGTGCGCCACCGACGCCCCCGTGCTCACCGTGTCCCCGGGCGAGACCGTCACGATCGACACGATCAGCCACGAGGGGATCCTCGAGGACCAGGGCAAGGACCCGGTGGCGTGGTTCGCCCGCCACGGCGTGCCCCGCGAGCAGGTGCTCGACGACGCCGTGGAGGTCGCCGCGGCCCTGTCCCGCGACCCGGGCGTCGACGGCCCGCACGTCGTCACGGGCCCCGTGCACGTCGTCGGCGCCCGCCCCGGCGACCTGCTGCGCGTCACCGTGGAGGCCCTGGACCTGCGGGTGCCCTACGGGGTGATCTCGAACCGGCACGGCAAGGGCGCGCTGCCCGGCGAGCTGCCCCGCACGCCCGGCACCGTCAGCGTGTTCTGCCCCGTCGAGGAGCGCGCCGGCCGGCTCGTCGGGACCCTTCCCGTCATCGAGGGCGGCCCCCGTGTCGTGGAGGTCCCGCTCGCGCCGTTCCTCGGCACGATGGGCGTCGCCGTGGAGGGGGCGGAGCGGCCGCACTCCGTGCCGCCCGGCCCGCACGGCGGCAACATCGACATCCGGCTCCTCACCCAGGGGTCGGTCCTGTACCTGCCGGTGCAGGTCGACGGCGCGCTCGCGTACGTCGGCGACCCGCACTTCGCGCAGGGCGACGGCGAGGTGGCCCTCACCGCGCTGGAGGGCTCGCTGCGCGCGACCCTGCGCTTCGACGTCGTCCCGCGCGCCGAGGCGCTCGCGGAGTTCGGCGACGTCCTCGGTCCGCTGGTGCGTGCCGACGGCTACCTCGTGCCCACGGGCCTCGACCCCGACCTCGGGGAGGCGATGCGCCGCGCCGTGCGCGCCGCCCTCGCGCTGCTCCAGGCGCGTTGGGGCATGGACGAGCACCTGGCCTACGCCTACCTGTCCGCCGCCACCGACTTCGACGTCTCCCAGGTCGTCGACGTCGTGTGCGGCGTCCACGCACGCATCCGCGAGGCCGACTTCGCGGAGGTCGAGCGATGA
- a CDS encoding AtzH-like domain-containing protein produces the protein MTAAPVPGTEEVPADLLAAFTAYEAALAADDLDHLDAAFAPGAGTLRGDAAGLLVGHDAISAFRSTRGGVPPRVIERVEHRELAPDVALLVSVSRYASGGTGLQTQVWERADGTWRITAAHVTPRAQAFDRSVWRTVGDPLYQGAWEGPLVGLNVAVKDVFALAGYRIGAGNPAFLESARPETSTAPAVSDLLRGGASLRGIARTDEFAYSIAGDNAHYGTPPNGALPGALPGGSSSGPAAAVATGQAEVGLATDTAGSVRVPASYQGLWGLRTTHDLVPRQGMLPLAQSFDTVGWLTRDGDTLQRVADWCLSYDGSQSTESVLGESGDDLPWRLVVPVEVLDEVEPATRAAFETFLAALAAHPGAPSVERVPIGPLDDYLDPFRTVQGAEAWRNDGPWLREHPGAVGSAVAQRFRTAAAVTAQDEAAARKALAPLAARLDALVADAVLLLPTVPGPAPMRTRDADALDAVRAATLRLTTPAAVAGLPALSVPLLTVPSLLGPAPVGVCAVSRRGTDIALVRLGRRLAGLLAAGPDAAAPVPGGSPA, from the coding sequence ATGACCGCCGCCCCGGTCCCCGGCACGGAGGAGGTCCCGGCCGACCTGCTCGCGGCGTTCACCGCGTACGAGGCGGCGCTCGCGGCCGACGACCTCGACCACCTCGACGCGGCGTTCGCGCCCGGCGCGGGCACGCTGCGCGGCGACGCCGCGGGGCTGCTGGTGGGCCACGACGCGATCTCGGCGTTCCGGTCGACGCGCGGGGGCGTGCCGCCGCGGGTCATCGAGCGGGTCGAGCACCGCGAGCTGGCGCCGGACGTCGCGCTCCTGGTGTCGGTGTCGCGGTACGCGAGCGGCGGCACGGGCCTGCAGACGCAGGTGTGGGAGCGGGCCGACGGGACGTGGCGGATCACGGCCGCGCACGTCACGCCCCGCGCGCAGGCGTTCGACCGGTCCGTGTGGCGCACCGTCGGCGACCCGCTCTACCAGGGCGCGTGGGAGGGGCCGCTGGTCGGGCTGAACGTCGCGGTGAAGGACGTGTTCGCGCTGGCCGGCTACCGCATCGGCGCCGGCAACCCGGCCTTCCTGGAGAGCGCCCGCCCCGAGACGTCGACCGCCCCGGCGGTGAGCGACCTGCTGCGCGGCGGCGCCTCCCTGCGAGGCATCGCCCGGACCGACGAGTTCGCGTACTCGATCGCGGGCGACAACGCGCACTACGGCACCCCGCCGAACGGTGCGCTGCCCGGTGCGCTGCCGGGCGGCTCCTCCAGCGGTCCGGCTGCCGCCGTCGCGACGGGCCAGGCGGAGGTCGGGCTGGCCACCGACACCGCCGGGTCGGTGCGCGTGCCCGCGTCGTACCAGGGGCTGTGGGGGCTGCGGACCACGCACGACCTCGTCCCCCGGCAGGGGATGCTCCCGCTCGCGCAGTCGTTCGACACCGTCGGCTGGCTCACGCGGGACGGCGACACCCTGCAACGGGTCGCGGACTGGTGCCTCAGCTACGACGGTTCGCAGTCCACCGAGTCGGTGCTCGGCGAGTCCGGCGACGACCTGCCGTGGCGGCTGGTCGTCCCCGTCGAGGTGCTCGACGAGGTCGAGCCCGCGACCCGGGCCGCGTTCGAGACGTTCCTCGCGGCGCTCGCGGCCCACCCGGGGGCGCCCTCCGTCGAGCGGGTCCCGATCGGCCCGCTGGACGACTACCTCGACCCGTTCCGCACGGTGCAGGGCGCGGAGGCGTGGCGCAACGACGGCCCGTGGCTGCGCGAGCACCCGGGCGCCGTCGGGTCGGCGGTCGCCCAGAGGTTCCGCACGGCGGCGGCCGTCACCGCGCAGGACGAGGCGGCGGCCCGGAAGGCGCTCGCCCCGCTGGCCGCACGGCTCGACGCGCTGGTCGCCGACGCCGTCCTGCTGCTGCCCACCGTCCCGGGCCCGGCGCCGATGCGCACGCGCGACGCCGACGCCCTCGACGCGGTGCGCGCCGCGACGTTGCGCCTGACCACCCCTGCCGCGGTCGCGGGGCTGCCCGCCCTGTCGGTCCCGCTGCTCACCGTGCCGTCGCTGCTCGGGCCCGCCCCCGTCGGGGTGTGCGCCGTCTCGCGCCGCGGCACCGACATCGCCCTCGTCCGTCTCGGCCGCCGTCTCGCCGGGCTCCTGGCCGCAGGCCCGGACGCCGCCGCACCCGTCCCCGGAGGTTCCCCCGCATGA
- a CDS encoding pyridoxal-phosphate-dependent aminotransferase family protein: MTHAPLPGPIDPPARLLMGPGPISAYPSVLRAMSAPLVGQYDPFMTATMTETQELYRAVWSTRNEATVLVDGTSRAGIEAAIVSLVRPGERVLVPVFGRFGHLLAEIARRAMAEVHTIEVPWGQVFTPSAIEEAVARVRPHLVALVQGDTSTTMNQPLDEVGAICARHGALFYTDATASLGGNAFEADAWGLDAATAGLQKCLGGPSGSSPITLSDRAVEVVQARKSIEAGIREDGDPDAADFVRSNYFDLGQILDYWGPRRLNHHTEATTMLYGARECARVLLGEGRDAVIARHRLAGDAMLAGVRALGLAVFGDVAHKMSNVVAVEIPDGVPGDAVRAALLSDLGIEIGTSFGPLHGRVWRIGTMGYNARQDAVLTTLAGLEAVLRRFGAKVPAGGGVEAAADVYRAAA, from the coding sequence ATGACCCACGCCCCGCTGCCCGGCCCGATCGACCCGCCCGCCCGGCTCCTCATGGGCCCGGGCCCGATCTCGGCGTACCCGAGCGTGCTGCGCGCCATGTCCGCGCCCCTGGTGGGCCAGTACGACCCGTTCATGACGGCCACCATGACCGAGACGCAGGAGCTGTACCGGGCGGTGTGGTCGACCCGCAACGAGGCGACGGTGCTCGTCGACGGCACGTCGCGGGCGGGCATCGAGGCGGCGATCGTGTCGCTCGTCCGCCCGGGCGAGCGCGTCCTCGTGCCCGTGTTCGGCCGGTTCGGGCACCTGCTGGCCGAGATCGCCCGGCGGGCGATGGCCGAGGTGCACACGATCGAGGTGCCCTGGGGCCAGGTGTTCACCCCGTCCGCGATCGAGGAGGCGGTCGCCCGTGTGCGCCCGCACCTGGTGGCCCTCGTCCAGGGCGACACGTCCACGACGATGAACCAGCCGCTCGACGAGGTCGGGGCGATCTGCGCGCGCCACGGCGCCCTGTTCTACACCGACGCCACCGCGTCGCTGGGCGGCAACGCGTTCGAGGCCGACGCCTGGGGGCTCGACGCCGCCACGGCGGGCCTGCAGAAGTGCCTCGGCGGGCCCTCCGGGTCGTCGCCGATCACCCTGTCGGACCGTGCCGTCGAGGTGGTGCAGGCCCGCAAGTCGATCGAGGCGGGCATCCGCGAGGACGGCGACCCCGACGCGGCGGACTTCGTGCGGTCCAACTACTTCGACCTCGGGCAGATCCTCGACTACTGGGGCCCGCGCCGCCTCAACCACCACACCGAGGCCACGACCATGCTCTACGGGGCGCGCGAGTGCGCGCGCGTGCTGCTCGGCGAGGGTCGGGACGCCGTCATCGCCCGGCACCGGCTTGCCGGGGACGCGATGCTCGCCGGGGTGCGGGCGCTCGGCCTGGCGGTGTTCGGCGACGTCGCGCACAAGATGAGCAACGTGGTGGCCGTCGAGATCCCCGACGGCGTCCCGGGCGACGCCGTGCGGGCGGCGCTCCTGAGCGACCTCGGCATCGAGATCGGCACGTCGTTCGGGCCGCTGCACGGACGGGTGTGGCGCATCGGCACCATGGGGTACAACGCCCGCCAGGACGCCGTCCTGACGACCCTCGCCGGGCTGGAGGCCGTCCTGCGGCGCTTCGGGGCGAAGGTCCCCGCCGGCGGCGGCGTCGAGGCCGCCGCCGACGTCTACCGGGCCGCGGCATGA
- a CDS encoding Zn-dependent hydrolase: protein MTARLLVAGSDAVAVAARRVMARCDELARVSATLGAVERVYLSPEHARVNRLVAEWMRELGMTSRQDAAGNLVGRLEAGSASGAVRDDAPALVLGSHLDTVPDAGRYDGIVGVLMALEVVRLLRVPGPDGVGYRSPLPFAVEVLAFWDEEGTRFGKALLGSSAVAGTWDPDWWDLADADGVTLAEAFREFGLDPGRIGEAARHPAELVGYLEAHIEQGPRLDERGESLAVVSSIASARRFQLVVTGEARHAGGTPYERRRDALLGASEAALAVERLCRAEHHVIGTVGQLEAFPGAVNVVPGEAHLSVDLRGELDGERDRVWRSIETELDAIMGRRHLRWQAREVHSAPAVFCAPLLQDVVREGVVSTSAPGAAEPATLFSPAGHDGMAIGAVTGVGMLFLRNPDGISHHPAEAVSTGDVAHGVRALAEAVLLLATDRG, encoded by the coding sequence ATGACGGCTCGGCTGCTCGTCGCCGGGAGCGACGCCGTCGCGGTCGCGGCCCGCCGCGTCATGGCGCGCTGCGACGAGCTCGCGCGCGTGTCGGCGACCCTCGGCGCCGTCGAGCGCGTCTACCTGTCGCCCGAGCACGCCCGCGTCAACCGGCTCGTGGCGGAGTGGATGCGCGAGCTCGGCATGACGTCGCGCCAGGACGCCGCGGGCAACCTCGTGGGCCGGCTCGAGGCCGGCTCGGCGTCGGGCGCCGTCCGCGACGACGCGCCCGCCCTCGTGCTCGGCTCCCACCTCGACACCGTCCCGGACGCCGGGCGCTACGACGGCATCGTCGGGGTCCTCATGGCCCTGGAGGTCGTGCGGCTCCTGCGCGTGCCCGGGCCCGACGGGGTCGGGTACCGCTCACCGCTGCCGTTCGCCGTCGAGGTCCTGGCCTTCTGGGACGAGGAGGGCACCCGGTTCGGCAAGGCCCTGCTCGGGTCGTCCGCCGTCGCCGGGACGTGGGACCCCGACTGGTGGGACCTCGCCGACGCCGACGGCGTCACCCTGGCCGAGGCGTTCCGCGAGTTCGGCCTCGACCCGGGCCGGATCGGGGAGGCGGCCCGGCACCCGGCCGAGCTCGTCGGCTACCTGGAGGCCCACATCGAGCAGGGGCCCCGGCTCGACGAGCGCGGCGAGTCCCTCGCGGTCGTGTCCTCCATCGCGAGCGCCCGCCGGTTCCAGCTCGTCGTCACCGGGGAGGCCCGGCACGCGGGCGGCACCCCGTACGAGCGGCGACGGGACGCGCTGCTGGGGGCGAGCGAGGCGGCCCTCGCGGTGGAGCGGCTGTGCCGGGCCGAGCACCACGTCATCGGTACCGTGGGGCAGCTCGAGGCGTTCCCCGGCGCCGTGAACGTGGTGCCGGGCGAGGCGCACCTCAGCGTCGACCTGCGCGGCGAGCTCGACGGGGAGCGGGACCGGGTGTGGCGGTCGATCGAGACCGAGCTCGACGCGATCATGGGGCGTCGTCACCTGCGCTGGCAGGCCCGGGAGGTCCACAGCGCACCCGCGGTGTTCTGCGCCCCGCTGCTGCAGGACGTGGTCCGCGAGGGTGTGGTGTCGACGTCGGCGCCGGGTGCGGCGGAGCCCGCGACGCTGTTCAGCCCGGCGGGGCACGACGGGATGGCGATCGGCGCGGTGACGGGCGTGGGGATGCTGTTCCTGCGCAACCCGGACGGGATCAGCCACCACCCGGCCGAGGCCGTCTCCACCGGCGACGTGGCCCACGGGGTGCGGGCGCTGGCGGAGGCGGTGCTGCTGCTGGCGACGGACCGCGGCTGA
- a CDS encoding TetR/AcrR family transcriptional regulator has translation MDPRQQRTRASLRAAILELAGQRPVGTLTVAEVARAAGVTRDTFYRHTTSPVELLAGVLEEELRQIEPPTRDGDDDFVRAETRLLRHVAAHREIYRAALVDGADGRLREVLHEVIAARLDEYLREHPDVAPPVPGGLPADTARTVLVAYSAAGTVGAIGVWLRDGGDEADIPALARTVIAGGPPAWAGSVAGAR, from the coding sequence ATGGACCCTCGCCAGCAGCGCACCCGGGCGAGCCTGCGCGCCGCGATCCTCGAACTCGCCGGTCAGCGGCCCGTCGGGACCCTCACCGTGGCCGAGGTCGCCCGCGCCGCCGGGGTGACACGCGACACCTTCTACCGGCACACCACGAGCCCCGTCGAGCTCCTCGCCGGCGTCCTCGAGGAGGAGCTGCGGCAGATCGAGCCCCCGACCCGTGACGGGGACGACGACTTCGTGCGCGCCGAGACCCGGCTCCTGCGCCACGTCGCCGCCCACCGCGAGATCTACCGCGCCGCGCTCGTCGACGGCGCCGACGGCCGCCTCCGCGAGGTCCTGCACGAGGTCATCGCGGCCCGCCTCGACGAGTACCTGCGCGAGCACCCCGACGTCGCGCCCCCCGTGCCCGGCGGCCTGCCCGCCGACACCGCCCGCACCGTGCTCGTCGCCTACTCCGCCGCCGGCACCGTCGGCGCCATCGGTGTCTGGCTGCGCGACGGCGGCGACGAGGCCGACATCCCGGCCCTCGCCCGCACCGTCATCGCCGGCGGTCCCCCGGCGTGGGCCGGGAGCGTCGCCGGGGCCCGCTGA
- a CDS encoding 2,3-butanediol dehydrogenase, giving the protein MKAAVLHAQEDLRVEDVPEPTVKPGQVKLRNAYAGICGSDLHAYFDPAGAGLDLENPHPVTGSRLPQILGHEFSGTVVEVGEGVEDVAVGDRVAVFPLYSCGTCAACRRGNTNVCRTIGFHGLTSHGGGMAEYTTIAASMVHRLPENVDLKLAALVEPMAVAWHAVDKTGIAAGQSALIAGAGPIGIGLYFALRARGVDNIVVSEPSADRRAAIAAVGATNVVDPVTQDLAAAVAEATGGDGVDVAFDAAGVGPAVASGLASLAPGGTVLVVALHERTVEIHPTVHLVMGETTITGALGYLPKDYTAVIEAMSQGLYEASDAWISEATIDEVPAVVQDLRAGKRMKVLVRA; this is encoded by the coding sequence ATGAAGGCTGCCGTGCTCCACGCCCAGGAAGACCTCCGGGTCGAGGACGTCCCCGAGCCCACCGTGAAGCCGGGCCAGGTCAAGCTCCGCAACGCCTACGCCGGCATCTGCGGCTCCGACCTGCACGCCTACTTCGACCCGGCCGGCGCCGGTCTCGACCTCGAGAACCCGCACCCCGTCACCGGGTCGCGGCTCCCGCAGATCCTGGGCCACGAGTTCTCCGGCACCGTCGTCGAGGTGGGCGAGGGCGTCGAGGACGTCGCCGTCGGAGACCGCGTCGCCGTCTTCCCCCTGTACTCCTGCGGCACCTGCGCCGCCTGCCGCCGTGGCAACACCAACGTCTGCCGCACCATCGGCTTCCACGGCCTCACGTCGCACGGCGGTGGCATGGCCGAGTACACCACCATCGCCGCGTCGATGGTCCACCGGCTCCCCGAGAACGTCGACCTCAAGCTCGCCGCGCTCGTCGAGCCGATGGCCGTCGCCTGGCACGCCGTCGACAAGACCGGCATCGCGGCCGGGCAGAGCGCCCTCATCGCCGGCGCCGGCCCCATCGGCATCGGCCTCTACTTCGCGCTGCGCGCCCGCGGCGTCGACAACATCGTGGTCTCGGAGCCGAGCGCCGACCGTCGTGCCGCCATCGCCGCCGTCGGTGCCACGAATGTGGTGGACCCCGTCACCCAGGACCTCGCGGCCGCCGTCGCCGAGGCCACGGGCGGCGACGGCGTCGACGTCGCGTTCGACGCCGCCGGTGTCGGCCCCGCCGTCGCCTCCGGTCTCGCGTCGCTCGCCCCGGGCGGCACCGTGCTCGTCGTCGCCCTCCACGAGCGCACCGTCGAGATCCACCCGACCGTCCACCTCGTCATGGGCGAGACCACCATCACCGGTGCGCTCGGTTACCTGCCGAAGGACTACACCGCCGTCATCGAGGCGATGTCGCAGGGCCTGTACGAGGCCTCCGACGCCTGGATCTCGGAGGCGACCATCGACGAGGTTCCCGCGGTCGTCCAGGACCTGCGCGCCGGCAAGCGCATGAAGGTGCTCGTCCGCGCCTGA